A single uncultured Acetobacterium sp. DNA region contains:
- a CDS encoding helix-turn-helix transcriptional regulator — translation MKNIKMKIARVENDISQEELAKLVGVTRQTIGMIEAGKFNPSLQLCVAICRALGKTLNDLFWEENNHEKI, via the coding sequence ATGAAAAATATAAAAATGAAAATCGCCCGGGTCGAGAACGACATCTCCCAGGAAGAACTGGCCAAGCTGGTCGGTGTCACCCGCCAGACCATTGGCATGATCGAAGCTGGAAAATTTAACCCGTCTTTGCAATTGTGCGTTGCCATCTGCAGAGCTCTTGGGAAAACATTAAATGATTTATTTTGGGAGGAAAATAACCATGAAAAAATTTAA
- a CDS encoding radical SAM protein: MKTIPAKNMLTRTKNNFWFGTDYNMNIYRGCSHGCIYCDSRSECYGIENFEQVRAKENALAILDDNLRRKILKGVVGTGAMSDPYNPFEKKETLTRQALERIKTHGFGVAIATKSPLVTRDKEILKTIQDRSPVIVKITITSADDALARIIEPRVALSSERFAAIKELSEMGIFTGVLLMPILPFINDTTDNIKKMVELSAKNGAQFIYPAFGVTLRDQQRLYFYDQLDANFPGIKKEYMKHFGNAYSCASPNAKSLWATFTRECQHYDLLYKMPDIVARYKLEHGSQQLSFLF; the protein is encoded by the coding sequence ATGAAAACCATCCCAGCAAAAAATATGCTGACCCGAACCAAAAACAATTTCTGGTTTGGCACCGATTATAATATGAATATCTACCGCGGCTGCAGCCACGGCTGTATCTATTGTGACAGCCGTAGCGAGTGCTATGGGATTGAAAATTTTGAACAGGTTCGGGCCAAAGAAAACGCCCTAGCGATTCTTGATGATAATCTCAGGCGAAAAATCCTCAAAGGCGTGGTTGGCACTGGTGCCATGAGCGACCCCTATAACCCATTTGAAAAAAAAGAGACCTTAACACGCCAAGCACTGGAACGCATCAAAACCCATGGTTTTGGTGTCGCCATTGCCACCAAAAGCCCGCTGGTTACCCGGGATAAAGAAATCCTTAAAACGATTCAAGACCGATCGCCGGTGATTGTAAAAATCACCATTACCTCTGCTGACGATGCCCTGGCAAGAATAATTGAGCCTCGCGTTGCCCTCAGTAGTGAGCGCTTTGCAGCCATTAAAGAACTATCCGAGATGGGCATCTTTACCGGTGTACTGTTGATGCCGATTCTCCCCTTTATCAATGACACCACTGACAACATTAAAAAAATGGTCGAGTTATCTGCCAAAAACGGCGCCCAATTTATTTATCCGGCTTTTGGGGTTACTCTTCGGGATCAGCAGCGCCTTTATTTTTATGATCAATTGGATGCCAATTTCCCAGGCATCAAAAAAGAATATATGAAGCATTTTGGTAATGCCTACAGTTGTGCCAGCCCCAATGCCAAAAGCCTCTGGGCGACCTTCACCCGGGAATGCCAGCATTATGATCTGCTTTATAAAATGCCGGACATTGTCGCCCGTTATAAATTGGAACATGGCAGTCAACAACTATCATTTTTATTTTAA
- a CDS encoding pentapeptide repeat-containing protein, giving the protein MKRSKPNLTENLEFTDDLLSLIDWAIEEELEIETKHFKDLTLMEIDFSRLSFRESLFENCEFSDCNFEKIDCRDLRFQSCNLSNSNFADGYFNRCEFKSCKMIGVDFHQAQLQDLLFSDSNFQYGNFSKAKLKTIEISECDFSHTTISECKLSQIELDRVNFEAASFDKTPLKGLDFTSSQIDGLIVSIESLSGVVVTTYQAAELAKLLGLIVR; this is encoded by the coding sequence ATGAAACGATCAAAACCCAACCTTACCGAAAATCTGGAATTTACCGATGATTTACTCTCCTTGATCGACTGGGCAATTGAAGAAGAACTGGAAATTGAAACCAAACATTTTAAGGACTTGACCCTGATGGAGATCGATTTTTCCCGGTTGTCCTTCCGGGAGTCTCTTTTTGAAAACTGCGAGTTCAGCGACTGTAATTTTGAAAAAATCGACTGCCGGGATCTTCGCTTTCAGTCCTGCAACCTCTCCAACAGCAACTTTGCCGACGGATACTTTAATCGCTGCGAATTCAAATCTTGCAAAATGATTGGGGTAGATTTTCATCAAGCCCAATTGCAGGATCTGCTCTTTTCCGACAGTAATTTTCAATATGGTAATTTCAGTAAAGCCAAGCTCAAAACCATTGAAATTTCCGAGTGCGATTTCAGTCACACCACCATTTCAGAGTGCAAGCTGTCCCAGATTGAGCTGGATCGAGTCAACTTTGAAGCGGCCAGCTTTGACAAAACCCCCTTAAAAGGGTTAGATTTTACCAGTAGCCAAATTGATGGACTGATTGTCTCCATCGAATCATTAAGCGGTGTCGTCGTCACCACCTATCAGGCGGCCGAGCTGGCTAAATTGCTGGGTCTGATTGTGCGATAG
- a CDS encoding pyridoxal phosphate-dependent aminotransferase: protein METSQRIQKMGEPALLKYYPLVSEAQKKGKKVYFLNIGQPDIKTPAGFLKSVNGIEQEVLSYQAPEGITELREAACDYYRRLGLDYDISDLFVTNGGSEALLFTFIGICNAGDAILTAEPLYSIYKEMAAATDVTLVGFKTYAEDGFALPDVSVIEAAITPRTKAILMTNPGNPTGKVFSKAEIEVLVKLAIKHNLYLISDEVYREFVYDNQGYLSPAQYQELSQNFILIDSISKRYSACGARIGFIVSKNKALMGQLKKLVQMRLSVSTVDQIGAISLLKLDRHFFDAILKEYTSRREIVYQALQEIPGVICKEPRGAFYFMAKLPIKNASHFIEWMINEFEYQGETVLLSPANDFYLNPKDGADEVRIAYVLNGDDMKTSMEILKHGLEAYALAFPKQCK from the coding sequence ATGGAAACGTCTCAGCGCATACAAAAAATGGGGGAACCTGCCCTCCTTAAATATTATCCCCTGGTAAGTGAAGCCCAGAAGAAAGGTAAGAAAGTTTATTTTTTAAATATTGGTCAGCCAGACATCAAAACCCCGGCAGGATTTTTGAAAAGTGTCAACGGCATTGAGCAGGAAGTGCTTTCCTATCAGGCGCCGGAAGGCATCACCGAGCTGCGAGAAGCCGCCTGTGATTATTATAGGCGGCTGGGTTTGGACTATGACATCAGCGATCTGTTTGTCACCAATGGTGGCAGCGAAGCGTTGTTATTCACCTTTATCGGAATCTGCAACGCCGGTGATGCGATTCTTACGGCCGAACCGCTATACAGCATTTACAAGGAAATGGCGGCTGCTACCGATGTCACCTTGGTGGGCTTTAAAACCTATGCCGAAGATGGCTTTGCTCTGCCAGATGTATCAGTTATCGAAGCTGCCATCACCCCGAGAACCAAGGCGATTCTAATGACGAATCCAGGAAACCCCACTGGGAAGGTTTTTTCCAAAGCAGAAATTGAAGTTCTGGTGAAACTGGCCATCAAGCATAACCTGTATCTGATTTCGGATGAGGTTTATCGGGAATTTGTCTATGACAATCAGGGCTATTTAAGCCCGGCTCAATATCAGGAGCTGTCCCAGAATTTTATTTTAATCGACAGTATTTCCAAACGTTACAGTGCTTGCGGAGCTCGGATCGGCTTTATTGTTTCTAAAAATAAGGCGCTCATGGGTCAGTTGAAGAAACTGGTCCAGATGCGGCTTTCGGTATCAACGGTTGATCAGATCGGAGCCATTTCACTGTTAAAACTGGATCGCCATTTCTTTGATGCGATTTTAAAAGAATACACCAGTCGTCGGGAGATTGTCTATCAGGCCTTGCAGGAAATTCCCGGTGTCATTTGCAAAGAACCCCGGGGAGCCTTTTACTTTATGGCAAAGCTGCCGATAAAAAATGCCAGCCACTTTATTGAGTGGATGATCAATGAATTTGAATATCAGGGAGAAACGGTGCTTTTATCCCCGGCCAATGATTTTTACTTGAATCCCAAAGACGGTGCCGACGAGGTGCGGATTGCCTATGTGCTAAATGGCGATGATATGAAAACCAGCATGGAAATTTTAAAACATGGTCTGGAAGCCTATGCTCTGGCATTTCCGAAGCAGTGTAAATAA
- a CDS encoding HD domain-containing protein: MKIKSVQKGQDYLGFLFIKSQMTKTATNGSRYFNMVLNDSNFDEIDGKKWDVKPDDEDVFTNGKLVKIKGKVQEFNNRLQLIVEKMRLVDETDDVSINDYIETVPVDIDEMLGYINDTIDDFKNEDIRAITKKIFNDQTQALAYFPAAKKHHHAIKGGLLYHTYSMLRIGKGLAGIYPFINRDLLYAGVILHDIGKINEMVSDENGSVSDYTPEGKLLGHITQEIVELEIVGAELGTDPEVLMLLKHMILSHHYQPEFGSPKRPMFPEAELLHHIDMIDARMYTMEQALDRVEPGSFTEPNWSLDGISLYHRSFE; the protein is encoded by the coding sequence TTGAAAATTAAATCAGTACAGAAAGGTCAGGATTATCTTGGCTTTTTATTTATAAAGTCGCAGATGACAAAAACGGCCACTAATGGCAGTCGATACTTTAATATGGTTTTAAACGATTCAAATTTTGACGAGATTGATGGGAAAAAATGGGATGTCAAGCCCGATGATGAAGATGTGTTTACCAATGGAAAACTGGTGAAAATCAAGGGGAAGGTTCAGGAATTCAACAACCGACTGCAGCTGATCGTTGAGAAAATGCGACTGGTCGATGAAACCGATGATGTAAGTATCAATGACTACATTGAAACGGTTCCCGTCGACATCGACGAAATGCTGGGTTATATTAACGATACCATTGATGACTTCAAAAATGAAGACATTCGTGCCATTACAAAAAAAATATTTAATGACCAAACCCAGGCCCTTGCCTATTTTCCAGCCGCAAAGAAACATCATCATGCCATTAAGGGCGGGCTGCTGTACCATACTTATTCGATGCTCCGAATTGGAAAGGGCCTGGCCGGGATCTATCCCTTTATCAATCGAGATCTGCTTTATGCCGGGGTAATTCTCCATGATATCGGGAAAATTAACGAAATGGTGTCCGACGAAAACGGATCGGTTTCCGATTACACGCCAGAAGGAAAACTCTTGGGACACATCACCCAGGAAATTGTGGAATTGGAAATTGTTGGTGCGGAACTGGGTACGGATCCCGAGGTTTTGATGCTGCTTAAACATATGATCCTTTCCCATCATTATCAACCGGAATTCGGCAGTCCCAAACGCCCGATGTTCCCGGAAGCCGAGCTGCTGCACCATATTGATATGATTGACGCCCGAATGTATACTATGGAACAGGCTCTGGATCGGGTGGAACCAGGCAGCTTTACTGAACCCAACTGGAGCCTTGACGGGATCAGTCTATATCACCGAAGTTTCGAATAG
- a CDS encoding acyl-ACP thioesterase domain-containing protein, protein MSIISSEKKRIACYESDSNEKMLPTTAMNYFQEVSTNQGNQLGIGGDFLKGNGLAWFLVKYVIKFNDYPLYQDEVTVTTRATGMEKFCATRRFTVEDEAGNAKVIADTQWLLINRETEKMERIDEHPEMNAYECFEKGEPIFKKIQKINRIDVEKNFSVRFLDIDFNKHVNHVKYLAWAIEVLPLEVVKTKSLREAKIVYKAQCFYGDTVTAVGERIEENHYRIDIVNQENITLCQLELTLA, encoded by the coding sequence ATGAGCATTATTTCATCTGAGAAAAAAAGAATTGCCTGCTATGAATCAGACTCCAATGAGAAAATGTTACCGACCACAGCGATGAATTATTTCCAGGAAGTTTCCACAAACCAGGGCAATCAATTGGGAATTGGTGGGGATTTTCTAAAAGGAAACGGTCTGGCTTGGTTTCTGGTGAAATATGTCATAAAATTCAACGATTATCCCCTGTATCAGGATGAGGTAACAGTGACAACCCGAGCCACTGGCATGGAGAAATTTTGTGCAACCCGTCGCTTTACTGTTGAAGATGAAGCCGGAAACGCTAAGGTGATTGCGGACACTCAATGGCTGCTGATTAATCGGGAAACCGAAAAGATGGAACGCATCGACGAACATCCGGAAATGAACGCCTATGAATGTTTTGAAAAAGGCGAACCAATTTTTAAGAAAATTCAAAAAATAAATCGGATCGATGTGGAGAAAAACTTCAGTGTCCGGTTTTTGGATATTGATTTTAACAAGCATGTTAACCATGTTAAATATCTGGCGTGGGCCATTGAAGTCCTACCTCTGGAAGTCGTTAAAACCAAGAGTCTGAGGGAAGCGAAAATTGTATACAAAGCCCAGTGCTTTTATGGCGATACAGTCACAGCTGTGGGTGAACGAATCGAAGAAAATCATTATCGCATTGATATTGTTAACCAGGAAAATATAACATTGTGTCAGCTGGAGCTGACCCTTGCATAA
- a CDS encoding formate--tetrahydrofolate ligase, producing the protein MGFKSDIEIAQEATPQDIREIAKKLGLTEDDLDLYGKYKAKVDYNLLKKSTGKKARLILTTAINPTPAGEGKTTTTIGVADGLSRIGKNTLVALREPSLGPVFGVKGGAAGGGYAQVVPMEDINLHFTGDFHAIGAANNLLAAMLDNHIKQGNELKIDAKKITWRRCIDMNDRQLRNIVDGLGGSGDGVVREDGFDITVASEVMAAFCLSSDISDLKARLGRIIVGYSFTGEPITAAQLKANGAMAALLKDALKPNLVQTLEGTPAFIHGGPFANIAHGCNSVIATRMAMHFADYVVTEGGFGADLGAEKFLDIKCRMANLKPDAVIIVATVRALKYNGGVAKADLNNENLDALKAGLPNLLKHVENITQVFKLPAVVAINEFPLDTEAELALVKSECQKLGVNVAISQVWAKGGEGGEELAKEVVRLIDESEGTFEYCYELDMPIKEKIEAIATRIYGADGVDFTPVAAKELERLTALGFDKVPICMAKTQYSLTDDQTKLGRPTGFRITVRQLTISAGAGFIIALTGEIMKMPGLPKVPAAEKIDVDENGVIAGLF; encoded by the coding sequence ATGGGATTTAAATCAGATATTGAGATTGCACAGGAAGCTACACCACAGGATATACGTGAGATAGCAAAGAAGTTGGGTTTAACAGAAGACGACCTGGATTTATACGGCAAGTATAAAGCAAAGGTAGACTACAACCTGTTAAAGAAATCAACGGGCAAAAAAGCACGATTGATCTTAACCACCGCCATCAATCCAACACCAGCGGGTGAAGGAAAAACCACTACCACCATTGGGGTTGCCGATGGTTTATCACGAATTGGCAAAAATACCCTGGTAGCGTTAAGAGAACCTTCTTTAGGACCAGTATTCGGTGTTAAAGGTGGCGCAGCCGGCGGCGGATATGCCCAAGTTGTACCAATGGAAGATATCAACCTTCACTTTACCGGAGATTTCCATGCCATCGGCGCAGCCAACAATTTATTGGCAGCAATGCTGGACAACCATATCAAACAAGGTAACGAATTAAAAATCGACGCCAAGAAAATCACCTGGAGACGTTGTATTGACATGAATGACCGTCAATTACGAAACATCGTTGATGGTTTAGGCGGATCCGGAGACGGCGTTGTTCGTGAAGATGGATTTGATATCACCGTTGCTTCTGAAGTAATGGCAGCATTCTGTTTATCCAGTGATATTTCTGATTTAAAAGCACGATTAGGCCGCATCATTGTTGGTTACAGCTTTACGGGAGAACCCATCACAGCTGCCCAATTAAAAGCCAACGGTGCCATGGCAGCATTACTGAAAGATGCTTTAAAACCAAACCTCGTTCAAACATTAGAAGGAACACCAGCCTTTATTCATGGTGGACCATTCGCCAATATCGCTCATGGCTGTAACTCTGTAATCGCTACCCGTATGGCCATGCATTTTGCTGATTACGTCGTTACCGAAGGTGGCTTCGGAGCCGACCTTGGCGCCGAAAAATTCCTTGACATCAAATGTCGAATGGCTAACCTGAAACCAGATGCGGTTATTATCGTCGCAACCGTACGTGCCCTTAAATACAACGGCGGCGTCGCCAAAGCCGACTTAAATAACGAAAACCTGGATGCTTTAAAAGCCGGTCTGCCAAACTTATTAAAACATGTTGAAAACATCACTCAGGTATTTAAATTACCAGCCGTTGTTGCCATCAACGAATTCCCACTGGATACCGAAGCCGAACTGGCTCTGGTAAAATCCGAATGTCAGAAACTGGGCGTTAACGTCGCTATTTCCCAGGTCTGGGCAAAAGGCGGAGAAGGCGGAGAAGAACTGGCTAAAGAAGTGGTTCGTCTTATCGACGAAAGCGAAGGAACCTTCGAATACTGCTACGAACTGGATATGCCAATCAAAGAAAAAATCGAAGCGATCGCCACCCGTATTTATGGTGCTGACGGCGTTGACTTTACCCCAGTAGCAGCCAAAGAACTGGAACGTTTAACCGCTCTGGGCTTTGACAAGGTGCCAATCTGTATGGCCAAAACCCAATACTCCTTAACGGATGACCAGACAAAACTGGGTCGTCCAACCGGATTCAGAATTACCGTACGTCAATTGACCATCTCAGCTGGTGCTGGTTTCATTATTGCACTGACCGGCGAAATCATGAAAATGCCTGGTCTTCCCAAAGTACCAGCCGCAGAAAAAATTGATGTTGATGAAAACGGCGTAATTGCTGGTTTATTCTAG
- a CDS encoding fructose-1,6-bisphosphatase, with the protein MNGYTKTQLQENQKYLELLSQSFPNITSAVGEVVNLKAILNLPKGTEHFLTDIHGEHEAFNHVMQNASGAIKRKVHQELGNTIAFEELEELSTLIYYPEEKIDLIKKERSQESLDNWYKLTIYRLVKVCRAAASKYTRSKVRKALPKDFAYIMEELLQEDEHRFNKREYYQEIIESLVKLERAQHFIVEISGVIKRLTIDHLHIIGDIYDRGAGPDEVMDTLMRHHSLDMQWGNHDILWMGAAAGNAACIANAVRIALRYANMDVLENGYGINLLPLASFANRVYDDDLCLKFQPKISDSHSVSDQETALMAKMHKAIAMIQFKLEETMIDNHPDYQMEKRQLLRAIDFEAGTVVVEGVTYALNDTNFPTLNPNDPCTLTEEESLVMDRLVYAFLHSEKLQKHIRFMYAKGSMYKVFNDNLLFHACVLLNSDGSFKVITIDGKDYSGKSLMDKHDQMAREAYFGKTDKDPNHTRTDFLWFLWCHEDSPLFGKDKMATFERYFIDDKTPHKEYHAPFYLLVDDDEEIARKILVEFDVNPDEGHLINGHIPVKATSGESPIRAKGKQLVIDGGFARAYQKTTGIAGYTLTYNSYGLILISHDPFESVEKAIADGVDIKSTLMVVEKSTNRKRVRDTDTGKAIMTQVEDLEMLITAYRKGLIKEKQY; encoded by the coding sequence ATGAACGGTTATACAAAAACACAACTTCAAGAAAATCAAAAATATCTGGAACTGCTGTCCCAAAGCTTCCCCAATATTACCAGTGCAGTGGGCGAAGTGGTTAACCTCAAGGCAATTTTGAATCTGCCAAAGGGAACCGAACATTTTCTAACCGATATCCATGGAGAACATGAAGCCTTTAATCATGTCATGCAGAATGCTTCTGGAGCCATCAAGCGCAAAGTCCACCAGGAACTGGGAAACACGATTGCCTTTGAAGAGCTGGAAGAATTATCTACCCTTATTTATTATCCTGAAGAAAAAATCGACCTGATAAAAAAAGAACGCAGTCAGGAATCCTTGGACAACTGGTACAAACTGACGATTTATCGCCTGGTTAAGGTGTGCCGGGCCGCCGCTTCCAAATACACTCGTTCTAAGGTCAGAAAAGCCCTGCCCAAAGATTTTGCCTATATTATGGAAGAGCTGCTTCAGGAGGACGAACACCGCTTTAACAAACGTGAATATTATCAGGAGATCATTGAAAGCTTGGTTAAATTGGAGCGGGCTCAGCACTTTATTGTGGAGATTTCCGGGGTTATCAAACGACTGACCATCGATCACCTCCACATTATCGGCGATATTTATGATCGAGGCGCTGGTCCGGACGAGGTGATGGACACTCTGATGCGCCATCATTCTTTGGATATGCAGTGGGGTAACCACGATATTCTTTGGATGGGAGCTGCCGCTGGCAATGCGGCCTGTATCGCCAATGCGGTGCGTATTGCCTTGCGTTACGCCAATATGGATGTGTTGGAAAATGGATATGGCATCAATTTGCTGCCCCTGGCTTCTTTTGCCAACCGGGTTTACGATGACGATCTCTGTCTTAAGTTCCAGCCGAAAATTTCCGATAGCCACAGCGTTTCCGATCAGGAAACCGCTTTGATGGCCAAGATGCACAAGGCCATCGCAATGATTCAATTTAAGCTGGAAGAAACCATGATTGATAATCATCCCGATTATCAGATGGAAAAACGCCAGCTCCTGCGTGCCATCGATTTTGAAGCCGGGACAGTCGTTGTTGAGGGGGTTACCTACGCACTGAACGATACTAACTTCCCAACGCTGAACCCCAATGACCCTTGTACCCTGACCGAGGAAGAATCGCTGGTGATGGATCGATTGGTTTACGCCTTTTTACACAGTGAAAAACTTCAGAAACATATCCGTTTTATGTATGCCAAAGGGAGTATGTACAAGGTATTTAATGACAATCTCCTTTTTCATGCCTGTGTCTTGTTAAATAGCGATGGCAGCTTTAAAGTGATCACTATTGATGGCAAGGATTATTCCGGCAAAAGTCTCATGGATAAACATGACCAGATGGCCCGCGAGGCCTATTTTGGAAAAACCGATAAAGATCCTAACCATACCCGGACTGATTTTCTCTGGTTCTTATGGTGTCACGAAGACTCCCCTTTATTCGGCAAAGATAAAATGGCGACTTTTGAACGATATTTTATTGATGATAAGACTCCTCACAAAGAATACCACGCTCCTTTTTACTTGTTAGTTGATGATGATGAGGAAATTGCCCGTAAAATTTTAGTGGAATTTGATGTTAATCCGGATGAAGGCCATCTGATCAACGGACACATCCCAGTCAAGGCAACTTCCGGAGAAAGTCCCATCCGGGCCAAAGGCAAGCAATTGGTCATCGATGGTGGATTTGCCCGCGCTTATCAGAAAACCACCGGTATTGCCGGTTACACCCTGACCTACAATTCATATGGTTTAATCCTGATTAGCCATGATCCCTTTGAATCGGTTGAGAAAGCTATTGCGGATGGAGTTGATATTAAGTCGACCCTGATGGTCGTTGAAAAGTCTACCAACCGCAAACGGGTTCGCGATACTGATACCGGCAAGGCCATTATGACTCAGGTAGAAGATCTGGAAATGCTCATCACGGCCTATCGGAAAGGTTTGATTAAAGAAAAACAATATTAA
- a CDS encoding cobalamin-dependent protein (Presence of a B(12) (cobalamin)-binding domain implies dependence on cobalamin itself, in one of its several forms, or in some unusual lineages, dependence on a cobalamin-like analog.), translated as METKIISAVEAIDEKRAMALVAAEIESGKDKKKIARQLNYALQRVAVRYEEGEYYIADLIMAGELVSNILRMMGMDSTQLSEGNRLGKIVVGTVFDDIHDVGKNIFISMLRAEGFEVIDMGTDVSTERFIEVIKKEKPAILGISGILTSVVENIKEVIDEIKAQGLRDDLKIILGGALAGTDYAKYVGADGFSSDAIEGVSICKQWLLQ; from the coding sequence ATGGAGACAAAAATTATTTCTGCGGTTGAGGCAATTGACGAAAAACGGGCGATGGCATTGGTAGCAGCGGAAATTGAATCTGGAAAAGATAAGAAAAAAATTGCTAGGCAGTTAAATTATGCGCTGCAACGGGTTGCTGTCCGTTATGAAGAGGGCGAATACTACATTGCTGATCTTATTATGGCAGGAGAGTTGGTCTCCAACATTCTCAGAATGATGGGGATGGACAGTACCCAATTATCAGAAGGAAATCGCCTGGGTAAAATAGTGGTTGGCACTGTTTTTGATGATATCCACGACGTTGGTAAGAATATTTTCATCAGCATGTTAAGAGCAGAAGGTTTTGAGGTCATCGATATGGGAACCGATGTTTCAACGGAACGGTTTATCGAGGTAATTAAAAAAGAGAAACCGGCAATTCTTGGCATTAGCGGTATTTTGACATCAGTGGTGGAAAATATTAAAGAAGTAATTGACGAAATCAAGGCCCAGGGACTGCGGGATGATTTAAAAATAATCCTGGGGGGAGCCTTAGCAGGAACCGACTATGCCAAATATGTGGGTGCGGATGGCTTTTCCAGCGATGCCATCGAAGGGGTCAGTATTTGTAAACAATGGCTTTTACAATGA
- a CDS encoding GntR family transcriptional regulator, with product MRKILYLDIVNDIKGKIEKGILKPGDLLPSENEMSEQFDVSRTTLRKSLALLVNEKYIYTIPGKGNYVCEPSANQYQFYFDEIDSLKGEVEEVKLVSVGVITPGRKLMRELKIGSFEKVIKIQKAIKIKDEVIQYSTIFLPYQKGNPIVEDVINFANFHGFMEKGKLQFQHKKMLNIDIVHPPLEVRETLQIDHDECCFLVSQNIISMEDNMPISYNEFYIKRNYFTLTAETTF from the coding sequence ATGAGAAAAATTTTATATCTTGATATCGTTAATGATATTAAAGGGAAAATTGAAAAAGGCATACTAAAACCTGGGGATCTGTTGCCTTCGGAAAATGAAATGTCAGAGCAGTTCGACGTCAGCCGGACCACGCTGCGAAAAAGTCTGGCCTTGTTGGTCAATGAAAAGTATATCTACACCATTCCCGGAAAGGGAAATTATGTCTGTGAACCATCGGCCAACCAATATCAGTTTTATTTTGACGAGATTGACAGTTTAAAAGGTGAAGTTGAAGAAGTCAAACTGGTGAGTGTCGGGGTTATTACGCCGGGACGAAAGCTGATGCGGGAGCTTAAAATCGGTTCTTTTGAAAAGGTGATCAAAATTCAGAAAGCCATTAAAATAAAAGATGAGGTGATCCAATATTCAACCATCTTTTTACCCTATCAAAAAGGGAACCCGATTGTGGAAGATGTGATTAATTTTGCCAATTTTCATGGGTTTATGGAAAAGGGAAAACTTCAATTTCAGCACAAAAAGATGCTGAATATTGATATTGTCCATCCGCCTCTGGAGGTCCGGGAAACTCTGCAAATCGATCATGATGAGTGTTGCTTTTTAGTGTCTCAAAATATCATTTCTATGGAAGACAATATGCCCATCAGTTATAATGAATTTTACATCAAGCGGAATTACTTTACGCTCACGGCAGAAACTACTTTTTAA
- a CDS encoding PH domain-containing protein codes for MAKLNFGGLVQGAMGNAVEVSAEELSNEYSKYLFEGEIIQNGFKLIRDVIIFTDIRIIFVDKQGASGKKTSFKSIYLSHIIDVKMETAGSGLDDSEITVTYLENVNRIGHNEIFGTQKFEFGKKMDITPLYRILGTLALKNRNEINGK; via the coding sequence ATGGCAAAATTAAATTTTGGCGGCCTTGTTCAAGGAGCCATGGGGAATGCAGTCGAAGTGAGTGCGGAAGAACTGAGTAATGAGTATTCAAAATATCTGTTTGAAGGTGAAATCATTCAGAATGGCTTCAAACTGATCCGTGATGTGATTATCTTCACCGATATCCGGATTATTTTTGTGGACAAGCAAGGGGCTTCCGGTAAGAAGACTTCTTTTAAGTCAATCTATTTATCCCATATCATCGATGTAAAAATGGAAACCGCCGGTTCTGGGCTGGATGACAGCGAAATTACGGTTACCTATCTGGAAAATGTCAATCGCATCGGCCATAATGAAATCTTTGGCACCCAGAAATTTGAATTCGGCAAAAAAATGGATATTACCCCACTTTACCGTATTTTAGGCACGTTAGCCCTTAAAAACAGAAACGAAATCAACGGTAAATAA